A region from the Paraburkholderia youngii genome encodes:
- a CDS encoding intradiol ring-cleavage dioxygenase: MRNINEDTITQAVIASFADCKNGRLRTVMTSLVQHLHAFARDIHLTEDEWFKAIQFLTEVGHITDDKRQEFILLSDTLGLSMLVMSQNNRKPSNCTEATVFGPFYVEGAPIYDNGDDISNGAKGAPCYISGQVRGADGEVIADAQIDVWQSDEDGFYDVQNLDEAGNAIHRARGRLKADAEGFFNFRSILAEAYPIPHDGPVGRMLAAVGRHPWRPAHLHFMIEAPGYETLITHVFRDGDKYLDSDVVFGVRSTLIAEWKRHEAGVAPDGREIGVPWYSLEYDFVLNPSEVPA; the protein is encoded by the coding sequence ATGCGCAACATCAACGAAGACACTATTACCCAAGCCGTTATCGCCTCATTTGCGGACTGCAAAAACGGAAGGTTGAGGACTGTGATGACGAGTCTCGTTCAACATCTCCATGCTTTTGCTCGAGATATCCATCTCACCGAGGACGAATGGTTCAAAGCAATCCAGTTCCTGACGGAGGTGGGTCATATCACCGACGACAAGCGGCAGGAGTTCATTCTGCTGTCTGACACGCTTGGCCTTTCGATGTTGGTCATGTCGCAGAACAACCGCAAACCGTCCAACTGCACAGAGGCCACCGTGTTCGGACCGTTCTATGTTGAGGGCGCGCCTATTTACGACAACGGCGATGACATCTCGAATGGCGCAAAGGGCGCACCCTGCTATATAAGTGGGCAGGTGCGTGGTGCGGACGGGGAAGTCATTGCCGATGCGCAGATTGACGTGTGGCAATCGGACGAAGACGGCTTCTATGATGTCCAGAACCTCGACGAGGCCGGCAACGCCATCCATCGCGCTCGAGGTCGGCTGAAGGCCGACGCTGAAGGCTTTTTCAACTTCCGCTCGATTCTCGCGGAGGCTTACCCCATCCCGCACGACGGGCCCGTTGGTCGCATGTTGGCGGCCGTCGGCCGCCACCCGTGGCGCCCTGCACATCTGCATTTCATGATTGAAGCGCCTGGATACGAGACGCTCATCACGCATGTGTTCCGCGATGGCGACAAGTATCTCGATTCCGACGTCGTGTTCGGTGTTCGCTCGACGTTGATTGCGGAGTGGAAGCGACACGAAGCAGGTGTGGCACCGGATGGTCGGGAAATCGGCGTTCCGTGGTATTCGCTTGAGTACGACTTTGTGCTTAACCCTTCGGAGGTTCCCGCATGA
- a CDS encoding maleylacetate reductase yields the protein MQKREFIYQARAGRVVFGPGSLQHLEREVLQLSSERALILCSPEQKETGEAVAARLGKRAAGIFARAVMHVPLELVKEARGLARELRADCAIAVGGGSTIGLGKAIALESDLPILAVPTTYAGSEMTPIYGITDAGMKKTGTDLRVLPRTVIYDTDLTMSLPVALSVTSGINAIAHAAEGLYSRDANPVISLMAEEGIAALARALPAIVDDSQSVEARSDALYGAWLCGTVLGSVGMALHHKLCHTLGGSFNLPHAQTHTIVLPHALGYNRQAAPDAMKRIARALGSDDAALGVYELAKRCGAPLALKDIGMSAQDVSKAADIASSNPYWNPRAIEREALLEILHDAFDGAAPRAATT from the coding sequence ATGCAAAAGCGTGAATTCATTTACCAGGCACGGGCAGGTAGGGTCGTGTTTGGTCCGGGCAGTTTGCAGCACCTCGAGCGCGAAGTGCTTCAGCTAAGCTCGGAGAGAGCACTCATTCTGTGTAGCCCCGAGCAGAAAGAAACGGGTGAAGCCGTTGCCGCGCGGCTCGGTAAGCGTGCCGCTGGCATCTTCGCCCGCGCGGTCATGCATGTGCCACTCGAGCTGGTTAAGGAGGCTCGCGGCCTCGCACGGGAACTGCGGGCGGACTGCGCCATTGCCGTTGGAGGCGGCTCGACGATTGGGCTCGGCAAGGCGATTGCGCTTGAATCGGACCTCCCGATTCTCGCTGTGCCGACGACATACGCCGGCAGCGAGATGACTCCAATCTATGGCATCACGGATGCCGGAATGAAAAAGACCGGTACAGACCTGCGAGTCTTGCCGAGGACCGTGATTTACGACACTGACCTGACAATGTCTCTTCCGGTCGCACTGTCGGTTACGAGCGGAATCAACGCGATTGCGCACGCTGCAGAGGGTCTTTATTCGCGTGATGCGAATCCAGTCATAAGCCTGATGGCTGAAGAGGGAATCGCAGCGCTCGCGCGCGCATTGCCGGCAATCGTCGACGATTCGCAAAGCGTCGAAGCCCGCTCTGATGCGTTGTATGGCGCCTGGCTGTGCGGGACCGTTCTGGGCAGCGTTGGCATGGCGCTTCACCATAAGCTTTGTCATACGCTGGGCGGGAGCTTCAACCTGCCGCACGCGCAGACGCACACCATCGTTCTTCCGCATGCACTCGGCTACAACCGGCAGGCTGCACCCGATGCGATGAAACGGATTGCACGCGCGCTTGGCTCGGACGACGCGGCACTGGGCGTGTATGAACTGGCGAAACGTTGCGGCGCACCGCTCGCGCTTAAAGACATCGGCATGTCGGCCCAAGACGTTTCGAAGGCAGCTGATATCGCCAGTTCCAATCCGTACTGGAACCCGCGTGCAATTGAACGCGAGGCACTCCTGGAAATCTTGCACGATGCTTTTGATGGCGCCGCGCCACGCGCGGCGACGACCTGA
- a CDS encoding Dabb family protein, with product MIRHIVMWRVRGDTPAERETASNLVKRKFEGLRGRIPGMRHLEVGLDYSRVDYACDAVLVTEFDSQEALETYASHPEHLRVRNELGDLRTARFQVDYLADADLISDRTPEHLDAKA from the coding sequence ATGATTAGGCATATTGTGATGTGGCGTGTTCGCGGGGACACGCCCGCGGAACGGGAAACTGCGTCGAACCTTGTCAAGAGGAAGTTCGAGGGCTTGCGGGGCCGTATTCCCGGGATGCGGCACCTCGAAGTCGGACTCGACTACAGTCGGGTCGACTACGCGTGCGACGCGGTTCTCGTCACGGAGTTCGATTCTCAGGAGGCGCTAGAAACCTACGCGTCTCACCCAGAGCATCTGCGTGTGCGCAATGAACTCGGCGACCTGCGTACAGCGAGATTCCAGGTTGACTATCTAGCAGATGCAGACTTGATTTCAGACCGCACACCGGAGCATCTTGATGCAAAAGCGTGA